In Nitrososphaerales archaeon, the sequence GCGCCAATAATGATAGTATCGCTATAAAGATTCTTAATGGTACATCTAAAAATAATCTTTTATCGAATTTACCGAATATTCCGAAGATTATGCCAGATGTGCCAGCCATCACCAAACCTCCGTTAAAGAGTTGTGAAATTCCCGGCTCTACTACGATATTCGGTCTCGTGAATACAACGAACATCAAAACATACAACGATATGCAGATCTTAGAAGCTTCGAACATCGTCCTTAAGAATGATGCACCGGCGATCTTCGATGATACGGCTGCAGCGACAGAAGTCGGTGGAGAGAGTTCGGAGAAGACACCTAGGAAGAAAGCGTAAAAGTGTATCACCCAAGGATCAATACCGAGCTTGACCATGTAAGGCGCTATCACTATAGCGACGAGTATATATGTAGCGGCAGGTGGCACACCCAAACCTACAAAGTATCCGAATAAGAATGTGATAACTATTAGAGCCACTATCTCACCCCTACCTACTTCCATCAACATCGCACCTATCTTAGTAGGCACTCCCGTAATGGTAAAGATCCCTACCAGGATTCCCAGAGTGGAGAGGAGGAGTGTTAGGTCGGAGGTTTGTGTTGCGAAATGATCCACAACCTGCATAACGATATCCTTTACTTCTTTCGATCTTTTCGCACCGGTTCTGTATAGGTGATAAGCAAAGTTTAACGATAGTAAGATCGAGATTATGACCGCCGTAGTCAATGCGGCAAGTATGGGTGGCATTCTGATTACACCCATTAAGTACACTAGAGTCGACAAACCGAAGATGAATATGAAGATATTCATCTTTTCACGAAGGTCCAACTTAGCCTTCTCCAAAGTCGGTAGGGTTACAGAGGATTTTGAGTGAACGTATCGGTTAGTGAGCAAGTAGACACTTAACGCTACACCACCATAGTAGATCAATGCGGGTAAGTAACCCCTTATCATTACATCGAAGTACGACACATTAAGAAAACTGCTCATAATGAATGCAGCGATCCCCATCACTGGAGGCATGATCTGTGAACCTATAGATGCGGAAGTTTCGATACCGGCAGCGACTGGTCTCGGAAAACCCAACTTTATCATCAAAGGTATCGTGAAGCTCCCGACAGCTGCAGCGTTCGCCGCACCACTTCCGGTTGCAGTACCCACACCCATGGAGCCGATTACTGCGGATTGAGGAATACCATGTAAAGATTTACGTGCTATTGTAGAGGCGCCTTTGATTATCGATTCTATACAACCAAAGCCTCTTGCAATACTTATTACAAGTAAGAATGAGCCGACCAGGGTCAACGCAAGTTGTGGTAATGCTTCAAAGACGCCCGTTTCAAGCTCAACACCCATCGCTGTTATGACTCTTATTATGGATAATCCCTTATGCGCGAATATACCCGGGATCAACCATCCATAGACTGCGTAAAGTATAAGGAAGATATTTAAAAAGAATAGTATCCTATGTCTCTTTCTTGCATACTCCATGATCAATACAAGCATAATCGCACTTACCGTGATATCGTAGATATTGTAAGAGCCAAGCCTCAAAGCCCTCAAATTATAAAATTCTGTAGATAGATACGTTGCAACTATTATACAGAGTACTATGTAGATGGAAGCGATCAGGTAGTTAAGTTTCTTACCGAGTTTGGGGTAAAGTTGATCCTTACGTAGAGAGTCTAATGTGTAAAGTATGTAGGAATAGGGGACCATCGTTACAGCTAATAGCCACGGACCCCCAGCTCCCATATAATAGTAGTTGATCAAGTAAGCTAGGAATGGTATCGATGCAATGAAAAAAATTATAGTGAGAAAGTTTTTGCTACCTTGCGATCTTCCATGCATCCTTCCATAACCCACGCTCTTTAAGATACTTTGCCAATCCAGGGTGAATAGGTACTTCTGGATCTGGGCACATAGCCCTAAGTGCTTCTATTCCACGTACTTGAAAACCTGCGAAATCTTTGGCAAGTACT encodes:
- a CDS encoding TRAP transporter fused permease subunit, whose amino-acid sequence is MHGRSQGSKNFLTIIFFIASIPFLAYLINYYYMGAGGPWLLAVTMVPYSYILYTLDSLRKDQLYPKLGKKLNYLIASIYIVLCIIVATYLSTEFYNLRALRLGSYNIYDITVSAIMLVLIMEYARKRHRILFFLNIFLILYAVYGWLIPGIFAHKGLSIIRVITAMGVELETGVFEALPQLALTLVGSFLLVISIARGFGCIESIIKGASTIARKSLHGIPQSAVIGSMGVGTATGSGAANAAAVGSFTIPLMIKLGFPRPVAAGIETSASIGSQIMPPVMGIAAFIMSSFLNVSYFDVMIRGYLPALIYYGGVALSVYLLTNRYVHSKSSVTLPTLEKAKLDLREKMNIFIFIFGLSTLVYLMGVIRMPPILAALTTAVIISILLSLNFAYHLYRTGAKRSKEVKDIVMQVVDHFATQTSDLTLLLSTLGILVGIFTITGVPTKIGAMLMEVGRGEIVALIVITFLFGYFVGLGVPPAATYILVAIVIAPYMVKLGIDPWVIHFYAFFLGVFSELSPPTSVAAAVSSKIAGASFLRTMFEASKICISLYVLMFVVFTRPNIVVEPGISQLFNGGLVMAGTSGIIFGIFGKFDKRLFLDVPLRIFIAILSLLALFHPDINLAVLSSLAILVMIVFGLYRLKRVLRG